The Triticum aestivum cultivar Chinese Spring chromosome 4B, IWGSC CS RefSeq v2.1, whole genome shotgun sequence sequence CTCTGGATGGACCGCAGCTCAGGTCAGTAATTTTTTTTTGCATGATTAAATCATActtagtgctagatacattcatttgagcaataatgtttttgagacggaagaagTATGTACTCGTGCTCAAGTCTGTGCAATAGTTGGACAACCCATTTCACCTAACAAATCATGCTGCTAATTAATTAATTCGTCGTCCACTTCAGGGAGCGGGTTCAAGTCGAAGCGGGCGTACCGGAACGGCTACTTCGGCGTCTCCATGAAGGTCCAGCCCGGCTACACCGCCGGCGTCAACACCGCCTTCTACGTTAgtacctctcctcctcccctccggcGACCATTTTTTCCTCTTGGATCCTTCTTAATTAACTGACCCGGTGCATGCGTGCAGCTGTCGAACAATGAGGTGTACCCGGGGTACCACGACGAGATCGACGTGGAGCTGCTGGGCACGGTCCCCGGCGAGCCCTACACGCTGCAGACCAACGTGTACGTCCGGGGTACCGGCGACgcccaccccatcgtcggccgggAGATGCGGTTCCACCTCTGGTTCGACCCGGCCGCCGCCTTCCACCACTACGCCGTGCTCTGGAACCCCGACGAGATCGTCTTCCTCGTCGACGACGTGCCCGTGCGCCGCTACCAGAAGAAGGTGGAGGCCACCTTCCCCGAGCGGGAGATGTGGGCATACGGCTCCGTCTGGGACGCCTCCGACTGGGCCACCGACGGCGGCCGCTACAGGTCCGACTACCGCTACCAGCCCTTCGTATCCGGGTTCAAGGACTTCAAGGTCGCCGGCTGCGAGGTCGGCGCGCCCGCGTCGTGCGGCCCCGTGCCGGCCGGGCCCGGTGGCGGGCTGAGCTCGCAGCAGAccgccgccatgagctgggcgcaGCAGCGGGCCATGGTCTACTACTACTGTCAGGATAGCTCCAAGGACCGCTCCAACTACCCAGAGTGCTAGTCTGCTACCACTATATATTTAGCTCTGAGCTCCGAGCTCGAGCCAGCGGCAATGGCGGCTGCCCTTCCGTCCAAGTGAAGGTTGAGGCGTATGTATATGGCCGGTATACGATGCATAGTGTGATCGATATTGTGATTCGGGtatgtatgtgtgtgagatactctgaagagtgcGAGCAGGCTGAGACGTACGTGCTCTGTCTAAGTTATTGATATTTGTGAGATTACGAGTGTAGATTGGACATTTGGACTTGTAATCTACAGCTTTTGGATGCAGAGAAAATGGTTTGAGCCGACACGACGGAGGTTTGCTATTTTTAGTTTCAGTTGTTTCAATTTTTTCTTCCCTCTCACTCGATTTTTAAGACATGTGCTTTTGGTTGCTGGAAGGATTGCTTAATTATCTTTTTGTGCAAGACTTTTGAGTGAAGCAAGAGGTGGACCACGTGATACTCGGGTAAGCAATCCAAATTTGATGGGGAAAAAAAGCAAGTGGTGGAGTTGGAGGAGCCATGTCCCTTTTCACTTGAAGCATGCGAAGGGATTGCGTGAGGGAAAGTATCTAGTGCAAATTAAGGGGTCTACTTCCCTTATGCTTTTTAGTAGAGTTCCAAATCAATCTTTTTTAAAAATAGCACATAGACATGACATGAATCCATGGTGTCACAATAATTCAAACATTGCTCCGAAAACAGAATTTAGAATTTTGCTGCCAGTAGCGACAATGGGCCAAATTCGAAGCCCAACTTACATTAAACACTATTTAGTGTTAGAGTTGTTGTTTTTTCTCTCGACTTGTGTTACGAATTTTAATTTGAATTTGTGTGACAATATAGATTCATGTCATCTCTGCGTGCTAACTTTTGTTCATAGTTTTCTGAAAAACCTTCAAAAGCATTTCTGTTATTTCTTTTTGTGATGTTAACAGTGGGTTGGTTACATCAGCAACCCATATGAAAACCAAGCTTTTGTCATTAAAAAACACGAAAATCTCATCTCAATCATCATTTGTCGCTGCTTCTAATTTAGGGGTAAGTTATTTGGCTTGGACATGATATTTAGTTCATCTCTGCATCTCAAAATACTAACTAATGATATTCCCCGCATGTTCAAAGATTTAGTTTATGAAACTTGGTAAATTTTATTGTTCATTTCTACTAGGTTCTATAGTAGTTATTAAACTTAGTGAAGTTTTAAAAACACGTCAAAATGTATTTCAAATGGATCTTATTTCAAAGCCCTCGTCACAAGAAACAGAATATCCAAACAAAACTAAATTTAGACTTTCGGTTCAAAAGATAGAAAAGATTCAAATGCGAAAGCAAAAAAAAAGGAGTCGGCGCCCCCCGCCACCGCGTTCCTCAAATCCTCTCTCCAAGACGATCCCTTGTTTACAAGTATTGGTGAATCAGACATAGCACTTTTAGTGTTCCTTCTCTCAGCATGAAACCGTTTCAAATTGCGGCGTAACAATAGCAGCAAAGTAATTGAATCCATATGCTAGAACAAGAGTGGTGAATGCATGACTACCATTAGTAAGGGTATGGTATCAATCTCACATTCGTACTTTTAAGCATTGGTGAGCACTTGAATATCATTGTTAAGAAATCATGCTCATGATCCTCTCTAGTGAAGCCATGGATTTCCACTTCTTCAAGACGTGTACAGAAGACACTTTGGCTTCTCCAATTCTTGGGCACATGACAAGGACAATTTCCTTCGCATGCTTTTCTCAACTATAGGAAGTGATGAGCATGACAATGTATTAATTAATGACTCTGCACTAGCTTCTCAGTTCTGACCTTATCACATACAGCGTAGAGAAATTGTGTCGACCATGCATTATCTATGTATAAGATGTATAAGTACGGAGAAGAATCACCTTGGAAACCCTTGGCAGGACGACCATAAGCTTCTTCGTAGCGGCACGAATCCGATGCATTCGAAGGAGTTGTAATACAAGTGCTCCGTAAAGATGGCATGCCCGTTCAAAATTTAGCTCCAACACAGAGAAATTGGTGACTGGAAGTTTCTCCATCTCCTCAGCAATGTCCATCTGTGGATCCAAATGATTCTACGAACAAATTGGAAAAAGatatcatgcatgcatgcagagaACCAACTAAAGTTTGGTGCGTAAATCTATTACTATTAGTTTGAAGTTTGAACTGAACAGATAAGAAGCAAACCCCATCATTCAGGTTCAAGCGAAGCTCATGTTCCCGATTGTCTACGTCGCTCTTCTTTATGGTATGTACCCTCATCTCCTGTAAACGCCAAGAGCCATAAGAAAGAGGCACTGCATAGCAGCTCCGCCAAAAGAACTCCTCTAGCACTTCCGGCGAGATGGAGACACCGGTGTCCCTGCCGGCACAGAAATTCAGATCCAGTTGCTTAAGCACGGGAGCTACAATGTCAATGTTGTGACATTCTATCTGGACATCCAAATTCACAGTAAGTTTCTGCAGCGACGGGGCCGTGATGTTGCCCGTAGCCGTGGCTAAGTTGATCTTTAGCACGCGAAGGCGCGGGCAAAGCTTGACCAAGCTACCAACATCGACAGTGCTCCAGCACCCAGTTAGGGACAGATTCTCGAGCGCGAGGAACTCATACATCGGCAGCGATGTGAAGCGTACGTGTTGCCAGCTCATCTCGATGGAGGTGGTATGCCGGAAGCAGGGAAGGTGTGCATTTATCTGTTTGTTAGCACACACCATGCTGAAGCTATCAGCGAGGACGAACTCCTGCGGTGAGAGCCTCGATGTGGTCTGGAGAAGAGAGGCGAAGGAAGCGGCATTGACATTGTCCTCCCAAGGAATGCTGATGTCGAGGAGGGACAATGTGAGGCCAAGCGATGCAGCTGCCTCTTCGAGCACGACGAGCACCGCTTTGATGGAACGGAGCGGCATCCCACGGAAGGTGGCACTGAGCATGCGCAGACATGGGCATTGCTTGA is a genomic window containing:
- the LOC123094002 gene encoding xyloglucan endotransglucosylase/hydrolase protein 31 isoform X2, yielding MGLINQIRPHIGISRLMVVVGAVVLLLLLQGRPAEAQPSPGYYPSSKVSSMPFSQWYTNLWGAQHQSLSPDQTSLTLWMDRSSGSGFKSKRAYRNGYFGVSMKVQPGYTAGVNTAFYLSNNEVYPGYHDEIDVELLGTVPGEPYTLQTNVYVRGTGDAHPIVGREMRFHLWFDPAAAFHHYAVLWNPDEIVFLVDDVPVRRYQKKVEATFPEREMWAYGSVWDASDWATDGGRYRSDYRYQPFVSGFKDFKVAGCEVGAPASCGPVPAGPGGGLSSQQTAAMSWAQQRAMVYYYCQDSSKDRSNYPEC
- the LOC123094002 gene encoding xyloglucan endotransglucosylase/hydrolase protein 31 isoform X1; translation: MMTMMMQIRPHIGISRLMVVVGAVVLLLLLQGRPAEAQPSPGYYPSSKVSSMPFSQWYTNLWGAQHQSLSPDQTSLTLWMDRSSGSGFKSKRAYRNGYFGVSMKVQPGYTAGVNTAFYLSNNEVYPGYHDEIDVELLGTVPGEPYTLQTNVYVRGTGDAHPIVGREMRFHLWFDPAAAFHHYAVLWNPDEIVFLVDDVPVRRYQKKVEATFPEREMWAYGSVWDASDWATDGGRYRSDYRYQPFVSGFKDFKVAGCEVGAPASCGPVPAGPGGGLSSQQTAAMSWAQQRAMVYYYCQDSSKDRSNYPEC